In Thermoplasmata archaeon, a genomic segment contains:
- a CDS encoding ATP-NAD kinase: DRYPKVKLVVSPIGAQGFVLGRGNLQLSPAVVRRIGTRNLLVVATPAKLAATPVLRVDSGDEALDAEIRRKEYLFVLIGYRTTKLHPIKD; the protein is encoded by the coding sequence GATCGCTACCCGAAGGTCAAGCTCGTGGTGAGCCCGATCGGCGCGCAGGGGTTCGTCCTGGGCCGCGGAAACCTCCAGCTCAGTCCCGCCGTCGTCCGGCGGATCGGCACGCGGAATCTGCTCGTGGTCGCGACGCCTGCGAAGCTTGCGGCCACGCCCGTCCTTCGGGTGGATTCGGGGGACGAGGCGCTCGATGCAGAAATCCGCAGGAAGGAGTACCTGTTCGTGCTCATCGGGTACCGGACCACGAAGCTCCACCCGATAAAGGATTGA
- the tdh gene encoding L-threonine 3-dehydrogenase produces MADTMKAAVKVRAAPGATEVKRVPRPAIARTEALVRVKIASICGTDLHIYDWDEWSQHRIRPPLIQGHEMAGVVERVGDEVTSVAKGDYVSFEGHIACGRCYECRTGQAHVCRNLRILGIDRDGAFADYVAVPATNLIKNDPELPLEVATIQDPLGNATQVVMNANVPGKSIAIFGLGPIGLMAVALSKALSPAQVIAVEYRNEYRKELARKLGADVVLESDATTVDRILELTGGDGVNDVLEFSGAPPALQQALKVVRPGGGVHLLGLYSNSVTLNLSDDVIMRGVTLYGITGRRMFQTWYQMGGILKSQHVNLKPLVTHRFPLDEYEQALEVVRSRQCGKVVFTVEE; encoded by the coding sequence ATGGCCGACACGATGAAGGCGGCGGTGAAGGTGCGAGCGGCTCCGGGTGCGACGGAGGTCAAGCGCGTCCCGCGGCCCGCGATCGCCCGCACCGAGGCCCTGGTCCGTGTGAAGATCGCCTCGATCTGCGGGACGGACCTCCATATCTACGATTGGGACGAGTGGTCCCAGCATCGGATCCGGCCCCCCTTGATTCAAGGGCACGAGATGGCGGGAGTCGTCGAGCGCGTGGGCGACGAGGTCACCTCCGTGGCCAAGGGGGACTACGTCAGCTTCGAGGGACACATCGCCTGCGGCCGGTGCTACGAGTGCCGCACGGGCCAAGCCCACGTCTGCCGCAACCTGCGGATCCTGGGAATCGACCGGGACGGCGCGTTCGCCGACTACGTGGCGGTCCCCGCCACCAACCTGATCAAGAACGATCCCGAGCTGCCTCTGGAGGTGGCGACGATTCAGGATCCCTTGGGAAACGCGACCCAGGTGGTCATGAACGCGAACGTCCCCGGGAAGTCCATCGCGATCTTCGGCCTCGGGCCCATCGGACTCATGGCGGTTGCCCTGTCCAAGGCGCTGTCACCCGCCCAGGTGATCGCCGTTGAGTACCGGAACGAGTACCGCAAGGAGCTCGCCCGGAAGCTCGGTGCCGACGTCGTGCTGGAGTCGGACGCGACCACGGTCGACCGGATCCTCGAGCTGACAGGCGGCGACGGGGTCAACGATGTACTCGAGTTCAGCGGCGCCCCTCCCGCGCTGCAGCAGGCCCTGAAGGTGGTGCGCCCCGGAGGGGGAGTGCACCTTCTCGGCCTCTATTCGAACTCGGTGACCCTGAACCTCAGTGACGACGTGATCATGCGGGGCGTCACCCTGTACGGGATTACGGGACGGCGGATGTTCCAGACGTGGTACCAGATGGGCGGGATCCTCAAGTCCCAGCACGTGAACCTCAAGCCCCTGGTCACGCATCGCTTCCCGCTCGACGAGTACGA